The Suncus etruscus isolate mSunEtr1 chromosome 14, mSunEtr1.pri.cur, whole genome shotgun sequence genome contains a region encoding:
- the LOC126028649 gene encoding sialic acid-binding Ig-like lectin 10: MSLLLLLAMLCVGSQALKDGYQLQVQPLVRAQEGLCVFVSCNFNYPKEGWYTTYGYWYRQYKQYGITNIELVASNDGKKLVSLSTQQRFQISKNLENGNCSLFITDVQKRDKGLYYFQVERGQSVKYSYYESMVSLEVTDLTQPDVYILEPLWPNRWGTVICVFSATFDMCPTPSFSWKGPVLSTSRSQVNTHRSSVLKIAPRRQDQGTSLTCSVRFGPQGRIFQKTVWLDVGYCGLPRSSPKLTFLLPDAPKDLVIRVSQVKGAAPQSQGGDAPSFSLQTQQGSFLQLRCEASSHPPASLSWSLGERVLSCSNPKEPQSLALELPSVQAGDAGSYTCGAENTLGQRMRVVHLEVQYAPEDLSVTVSIENGTVLQTLQKANTLKVLQGQSLQLRCVARSSPPATLSWTRGPLPQSPVLPSELGLLLLPRMQPDQEGEFTCQAHNKLGSQQVSVTIRVYSQPQLLDLHCSWETSALHCSCLARGRPVPALRWWLGSELLPENSSKASVQLSTQGLWVNSSLRILWELDTGLTLSCQAWNLHGAQNSSVLLLPDEKGTLRGAFSNKVLVGTGIAGFLSLCVILILKNPKQKQKSQEEHCAGKHAEATPPQEASQDQEIQYSQLYFPGRRPQVLQAPNDSHEEYVEMRFC; this comes from the exons ATGTCCCTGCTACTGCTCTTGGCCATGCTGTGTGTTG GGTCACAGGCTCTAAAAGATGGTTATCAGCTCCAAGTGCAGCCGTTAGTGCGGGCGCAGGAGGGACTCTGCGTGTTTGTATCCTGCAATTTCAACTACCCCAAGGAAGGCTGGTACACCACTTATGGCTACTGGTACCGACAATACAAGCAATACGGCATAACAAATATTGAGCTTGTGGCCAGCAATGACGGGAAGAAACTTGTTTCATTAAGCACCCAGCAGCGCTTCCAGATTTCTAAAAACCTCGAAAATGGAAACTGCTCCCTGTTCATCACAGATGTCCAGAAAAGAGACAAGGGACTGTATTACTTTCAGGTGGAGAGAGGTCAATCCGTGAAATACAGTTACTATGAGTCAATGGTCTCCTTGGAAGTGACAG ATCTAACCCAGCCAGATGTCTACATCCTGGAGCCCCTGTGGCCGAACCGTTGGGGGACCGTCATCTGTGTGTTCAGTGCCACCTTCGACATGTGTCCAACCCCCTCTTTCTCTTGGAAGGGGCCAGTTCTATCCACCAGTCGGTCCCAAGTCAACACCCACCGATCTTCAGTGCTCAAGATCGCACCCCGGCGCCAGGACCAGGGCACCTCCCTCACCTGCAGCGTGAGGTTTGGCCCACAAGGCCGTATTTTCCAGAAAACCGTGTGGCTTGATGTGGGTT ACTGTGGGCTCCCACGTTCCTCTCCTAAGCTGACCTTCTTGCTTCCAGACGCCCCCAAAGACCTCGTTATCCGTGTTTCTCAGGTTAAAGGTGCAG CTCCACAGTCCCAAGGAGGGGACGCCCCATCCTTCAGCCTTCAAACCCAGCAAGGAAGTTTCCTGCAGCTGCGCTGTGAGGCCTCCAGTCACCCTCCTGCCTCTCTGAGCTGGTCCCTGGGGGAACGAGTCCTCTCGTGCTCCAACCCCAAGGAACCTCAGTCCCTGGCGCTGGAGCTGCCCTCAGTGCAGGCGGGAGATGCGGGTAGCTACACCTGCGGGGCTGAGAATACTCTGGGCCAGAGGATGCGTGTGGTCCACCTGGAGGTGCAGT ATGCTCCTGAGGACCTGAGTGTGACGGTCTCCATAGAAAATGGTACAG TCCTGCAAACCCTCCAGAAAGCCAACACACTCAAAGTGCTCCAGGGCCAAAGTCTGCAGCTGCGCTGTGTCGCTCGTAGCAGCCCCCCAGCCACTCTGAGTTGGACCCGGGGCCCCCTCCCACAGAGCCCAGTGCTGCCCAGCGAGCTTGGGCTCCTGCTTCTTCCCCGGATGCAGCCAGACCAGGAAGGAGAATTCACCTGCCAGGCCCACAACAAGCTGGGCTCCCAGCAAGTATCGGTGACCATCCGTGTATACT CACAACCCCAGCTGCTGGACCTCCACTGCTCCTGGGAGACCTCGGCTCTGCACTGCAGCTGCTTGGCCCGTGGGCGGCCTGTCCCTGCCCTGCGCTGGTGGCTGGGATCCGAGCTGCTGCCAGAAAACAGCAGCAAAGCCTCTGTCCAACTCAGCACCCAGGGACTCTGGGTCAACAGCTCCCTGAGGATCCTATGGGAACTTGACACTGGCCTCACcctcagctgccaggcctggaACTTGCATGGGGCACAGAATAGTTCAGTCCTGCTGCTGCCAG atgagaaagggactctcagaGGTGCTTTTTCCAACAAAGTCCTGGTGGGCACTGGCATTGCAGGGTTCCTGAGTCTCTGTGTTATCCTAATTCT GAAGAATCCAAAGCAGAAGCAGAAGTCCCAGGAGGAGCACTGTGCTGGGAAACATGCAGAAGCCACTCCACCACAAGAGGCCAGCCAGGACCAGGAGATTCAGTACTCACAGCTTTACTTCCCTGGCCGCAGGCCCCAGGTGCTCCAGGCACCCAACGACAGCCATGAGGAATATGTGGAAATGAGGTTCTGCTGA